The following is a genomic window from Paracoccus alcaliphilus.
GCGCGTGGTCAATGTCAGCCGGGTACCGCCGTCCGACAGGGGCTCCAGCAGGTAATCGCCGCTGGCAATCTTCAGATAGTCGCTGTCCACATCGATATGCGCCTCGACCGCCGCCGGGATCGATTGCGGGCCAAAGCTGAAATCCCAGGCCAGATAGCGGTCATCCTCCCACGCGGTCACGATCTCCTGAAAGCGGACGCCCTGTGACCATTGCAGATGCCGGACTGCGCCGATCCCCGACCCCTGAAGCGAGGCGTTTTCCGGGCGCGGCACGCCGACCAGATTGTGGCTGAAGGTCGCCGGCAATTCGTCGCGCTGCACATCGGGGATCTCGACCGTGTGGCGCCAGACGGTGGCGGGTGGGGCGGCGATCTCGATCACTGTGGTCACCGCGCCATGATGTTCTGCATAACCGATCAGGGGCTCCAGCGGCAGGGCCAGCAGGGGCAGGGCGATCACGAGGCTGGTCGGCGCGCGGGACGAGTACTGCCTCAACAGGCTGTGCGTCAGCAGCGAGCCGACGGTCGAGCCGACGGCAAAGCACGGGGCGGCCATGAGGACGCAGATCCCGCCTTCCTGGAAAAACAGCATGCTGATGACGACCAGCGCAGAGATCACCAGCCAGCCATTGACCAGATGCCGCCAAACGTCCTGCTCTCCCCGCGGATCGGCGATGGCGGTGGCGATGCTGGCAATGCCCATCGGCATCAGGATCAGCCCGGCGATGAACGGCAGCCAGCCTTCGGACGCAGGCGTCAGCCAGATCAGCAGATAGAGCAGCAGCCCATAGGCCAGCGCGATTCCCACCGCCAGCACCAGACGGCACCAGACAGGAACTGGCCTGCGCGAAGGTCGTGGGTTCTGAGTCATGCTGCCTTTGGCCACCGGAAATGCCGCGCCGGGACGTGGCGCCTATATCTTCTGCACCGTCCGGGGCGGGCGGACAACCAGTCTGACCGGCGCGGTGATGACGATCAGGCAGCAGATGATCAGCACCACTCCGGCCCAGCCAAGGGGCGGCAGACGCTCTCCCACCACCAGAATGGCCAGCATCGCGGCGACGACCGGCTCGGTCAGGGTAATGGTGGTGGCGGTGCTGGCCGGGATCCGTGCCAGACCGATCCCAAAACACAGATAGCCCAGAAACATCGGCACCAGCGCCATGTAGATTCCCGTCGCGGCGTTGTTCCATGACGCCAGAAACGGCCCCCCGGTCACGATCAGAACCGGCATCAGCAGCAGCCCGCCGATGCCGAAGGTCGCGCCCATCGCCACCCGCGATCCGATCCCGCGCAGCATCAGCCCGCGCGCGGTCCAGGAATACAGCGCATAGGTCAGCCCGCCGATCACGCCCAACCCGATGCCCGCGATGGTCATGCCTTCGCCCGCCCGATGCGTCGCATCCCCGGTCACGCACAGCAGCACCATGCCCATGAGGCCGAT
Proteins encoded in this region:
- a CDS encoding SRPBCC family protein; translation: MLAVGIALAYGLLLYLLIWLTPASEGWLPFIAGLILMPMGIASIATAIADPRGEQDVWRHLVNGWLVISALVVISMLFFQEGGICVLMAAPCFAVGSTVGSLLTHSLLRQYSSRAPTSLVIALPLLALPLEPLIGYAEHHGAVTTVIEIAAPPATVWRHTVEIPDVQRDELPATFSHNLVGVPRPENASLQGSGIGAVRHLQWSQGVRFQEIVTAWEDDRYLAWDFSFGPQSIPAAVEAHIDVDSDYLKIASGDYLLEPLSDGGTRLTLTTRYTIATPINAYCDFWGRIFLNDFHGAVLQVIRNRAEAAV
- a CDS encoding DMT family transporter, which gives rise to MTMSSREYGIGVAAVLFSALVWGTTGTAATFAPEVGPAAIGAAAMGVGGLLQALLAARSIRRRAPELARHWRNLALGGVAVAIYPLAFYASMRLAGVTIGTVVTIGSAPLLSALIEYLFDGARLSRRWLAGAFIGLMGMVLLCVTGDATHRAGEGMTIAGIGLGVIGGLTYALYSWTARGLMLRGIGSRVAMGATFGIGGLLLMPVLIVTGGPFLASWNNAATGIYMALVPMFLGYLCFGIGLARIPASTATTITLTEPVVAAMLAILVVGERLPPLGWAGVVLIICCLIVITAPVRLVVRPPRTVQKI